In one Pseudarthrobacter oxydans genomic region, the following are encoded:
- a CDS encoding glycosyltransferase family 87 protein — translation MSTDAFFGRLTRIRNVILPAPARARLNTGRGLLGGFIVVHMVFLVFAASVSLRGEAFSDTFIYRDWAMAGFNDANLTGGPSPWVYPILALIPMAVAGVAGPGPFFFLWVLMTTLLNGWALLKLTNRGRDRNAIPAAWWWLVFTLLMGWLGFARVDGLTAPLVLVALAYGVGRPFIASVLLAIGTWVKVWPAAVMLALFAVVRNRILVVLAGITTTAGVVALAAAVGSVPKLLNFLTQQGDRGMQLEATFTTPWLWLSVLNVGGSRMYMNTDINSMQVDGPGTALMSVLMQPLLVLAALLVAALTFWALHNGKVSGGVDRTELLLAGALTLATAFVVFNKVGSPQFMVWLAPAVAVGLAHSWREWRVPATMLIVIAVATYFIYPLFYDALSHNNPWMALVLTIRNVLLVVLFLWSVRRLYLLGKKTPAAAPALKES, via the coding sequence ATTTCCACGGACGCTTTCTTCGGCAGACTCACCCGGATCCGCAATGTCATCCTTCCCGCACCCGCCCGGGCGCGGCTGAACACCGGGCGCGGACTGCTGGGCGGATTCATCGTTGTGCACATGGTCTTCCTGGTCTTCGCCGCCTCGGTGTCCCTGCGCGGCGAAGCCTTCAGCGACACCTTCATCTACCGCGACTGGGCCATGGCAGGCTTCAACGACGCCAACCTGACCGGCGGCCCCAGCCCCTGGGTCTACCCCATCCTGGCGCTGATCCCCATGGCCGTCGCGGGCGTCGCCGGCCCCGGACCGTTCTTTTTCCTGTGGGTGCTGATGACCACGCTGCTCAACGGCTGGGCCCTGCTGAAGCTCACCAACCGCGGCCGCGACCGCAACGCGATCCCCGCCGCCTGGTGGTGGCTGGTCTTCACGTTGCTGATGGGCTGGCTCGGCTTCGCCCGCGTGGACGGGCTCACCGCCCCGCTGGTCCTGGTCGCCCTCGCATACGGCGTGGGCCGGCCGTTCATCGCCTCCGTCCTGCTGGCCATCGGCACCTGGGTCAAGGTGTGGCCGGCAGCGGTCATGCTGGCCCTGTTCGCGGTCGTCCGGAACCGGATCCTGGTGGTCCTGGCAGGCATAACGACGACGGCGGGGGTCGTCGCGCTGGCCGCTGCGGTGGGCAGCGTCCCCAAGCTTTTGAACTTCCTCACCCAGCAGGGTGACCGCGGCATGCAGCTGGAGGCCACCTTCACCACGCCCTGGCTCTGGCTGTCCGTCCTGAACGTGGGCGGTTCCCGGATGTACATGAACACGGACATCAACTCCATGCAGGTGGACGGCCCCGGCACGGCGCTGATGTCAGTGCTGATGCAGCCCCTCCTGGTCCTGGCGGCACTGCTGGTGGCGGCCCTGACGTTCTGGGCGCTCCATAACGGAAAAGTCAGCGGCGGCGTGGACCGCACTGAACTGCTCCTGGCCGGCGCCCTTACGCTGGCCACCGCGTTCGTTGTCTTCAACAAGGTAGGCTCCCCGCAGTTCATGGTGTGGCTCGCCCCCGCTGTCGCCGTCGGTTTGGCCCACAGCTGGCGGGAATGGCGCGTCCCTGCCACCATGCTGATCGTTATCGCCGTGGCCACGTACTTCATCTACCCGCTCTTCTACGACGCCCTGAGCCACAACAACCCCTGGATGGCGCTGGTGCTGACCATCCGCAACGTCCTCCTGGTGGTCCTGTTCCTGTGGAGCGTCCGCCGCCTCTACCTGCTGGGTAAGAAGACGCCCGCAGCGGCTCCCGCGCTGAAGGAGTCCTGA
- a CDS encoding FAD-dependent monooxygenase — translation MTGHAVVIVGGGPTGLMLAGELALAEVDVAVVERRPNQDLAGARAGGLHARTLEVLDQRGIAGRFLAEGQVAQVAGFAGTRLDISDFPTRHPYGLGLWQNHIERILAGWVAELAVTFYRGCEVTGLAQDGTGVGLHLKDGRTLRGDYVVGCDGGRSLVRKAAGIGFPGWEPTTSALIAEVEMTGQPEFGVHRNAFGIHSFGRREYKIVDGKVVYADSGPVGVMVTEEHVGPATEPTLADLSAALIAACGTDYGAHSPTWISRFTDMTRQAAAYRSGRILLAGDAAHVHAPDGGQGLNIGVQDAVNLGWKLGQVVHGTAPDGLLDTYHAERHPVAARVLRNTMAQSALRRPDPRIEAAGEVVAELLGMEEPRRRFAAMQSGLDVHYDVGKGHPLLGRRMPDVELAAREGPRTVYSLLHDARPVLLNFGVPGAFDNLPRPPRVKLVDAEYGGAWELPALGDVPAPAAVLVRPDGHVAWVGGGSDAGLREALARWFGPAMPPASVPSL, via the coding sequence ATGACAGGGCATGCGGTAGTGATTGTGGGCGGCGGCCCGACGGGGCTGATGCTGGCAGGGGAGTTGGCGCTGGCGGAGGTTGATGTGGCCGTTGTGGAGCGGCGCCCCAACCAGGACCTCGCCGGAGCGCGGGCGGGCGGGCTTCATGCGCGGACCCTTGAAGTCCTGGACCAGCGAGGCATCGCGGGGAGGTTCCTCGCCGAGGGCCAGGTGGCCCAGGTGGCGGGCTTCGCCGGCACCCGCCTGGACATCAGCGACTTTCCCACCCGCCATCCCTACGGGCTGGGCCTGTGGCAGAACCACATCGAACGCATCCTGGCCGGCTGGGTGGCGGAGCTGGCCGTAACGTTCTACCGCGGATGCGAGGTGACCGGCCTGGCGCAGGATGGCACCGGCGTCGGCCTCCACCTCAAGGACGGCAGGACGCTGCGGGGGGACTACGTGGTGGGGTGCGACGGCGGCAGGAGCCTCGTCCGTAAGGCTGCGGGCATCGGGTTCCCCGGCTGGGAACCCACCACCAGTGCGCTGATTGCCGAGGTGGAGATGACAGGCCAGCCGGAGTTCGGCGTGCACCGGAACGCTTTTGGCATCCACTCCTTTGGCCGGCGGGAGTACAAGATCGTGGACGGCAAGGTGGTTTACGCGGACAGCGGGCCGGTGGGGGTGATGGTGACCGAGGAACACGTGGGTCCCGCTACGGAACCCACGCTGGCTGATCTCAGCGCGGCCCTGATTGCCGCCTGCGGCACGGACTACGGGGCCCACAGCCCCACCTGGATTTCCCGGTTCACGGACATGACGCGCCAGGCCGCTGCCTACCGTTCGGGGCGGATCCTCCTCGCGGGCGACGCGGCGCACGTGCATGCCCCGGACGGCGGGCAGGGCCTGAACATCGGGGTGCAGGACGCGGTGAACCTGGGCTGGAAGCTGGGGCAGGTGGTCCATGGAACAGCCCCGGACGGGCTCCTGGATACCTACCATGCCGAGCGCCACCCGGTGGCTGCCCGCGTGCTGCGCAACACCATGGCGCAGAGTGCACTGCGCCGCCCGGACCCGCGGATCGAGGCGGCAGGGGAAGTTGTTGCCGAGCTCCTGGGCATGGAGGAACCGCGCCGGCGTTTCGCGGCAATGCAGTCCGGCCTGGACGTTCACTACGACGTCGGCAAGGGACACCCGCTGCTCGGGCGGCGGATGCCCGACGTCGAGCTCGCCGCCCGGGAAGGACCCCGCACGGTCTATTCGCTGCTGCATGACGCCCGGCCCGTGCTCCTGAACTTCGGGGTGCCGGGCGCCTTCGACAATCTTCCGCGGCCGCCACGGGTGAAGCTGGTGGATGCCGAGTACGGCGGGGCATGGGAGCTGCCCGCGCTCGGGGACGTTCCGGCGCCTGCCGCAGTCCTCGTCCGGCCGGACGGGCATGTGGCCTGGGTGGGTGGCGGAAGCGACGCCGGCCTCAGGGAGGCGCTGGCCAGATGGTTCGGACCCGCCATGCCGCCGGCTTCGGTGCCAAGCCTTTGA
- a CDS encoding flavin reductase family protein yields the protein MTEHFDLTPQRLRHVLGHFASGLTVITAATDNGPVGFTCQSFSSLSLDPALVTFSPARSSSTWPRLRDAGRFTVNILPAEHQHLAARFARSGTDKYAGVNYSASPLGNPVLDQALAWVDCELHEEYDGGDHTIVVGAVRALGAREGAEPLLFFKGGYFEGVEPRANRQEKVA from the coding sequence ATGACGGAACACTTTGACCTCACGCCGCAGCGCCTGCGCCACGTCCTGGGCCATTTCGCCTCCGGACTGACCGTCATCACCGCCGCCACGGACAACGGCCCCGTTGGCTTCACCTGCCAGTCGTTTTCGTCGCTCTCCCTGGACCCCGCCCTGGTCACCTTCAGCCCTGCACGAAGCTCCAGCACCTGGCCGCGGCTGCGCGACGCGGGCCGGTTCACCGTGAACATCCTGCCCGCGGAACACCAGCACCTGGCAGCCCGGTTTGCCCGCTCCGGCACCGACAAATACGCCGGCGTCAACTACTCTGCGTCACCCCTGGGCAATCCCGTACTGGACCAGGCGCTCGCCTGGGTGGACTGCGAACTGCATGAGGAGTACGACGGCGGCGACCACACCATTGTGGTGGGTGCTGTCCGCGCACTGGGGGCGCGGGAGGGCGCCGAGCCGCTCCTCTTCTTCAAGGGCGGCTACTTTGAAGGAGTGGAACCCCGTGCCAATCGGCAGGAGAAGGTGGCATGA